Proteins encoded in a region of the Bacillus sp. T3 genome:
- the spxA gene encoding transcriptional regulator SpxA, with product MVTLYTSPSCTSCRKAKAWLEEHEIPYRERNIFSEPLSIDEIKEILRMTEDGTDEIISTRSKTFQKLNVNVENMPLQDLFELIKENPGLLRRPIIIDEKRLQVGYNEDEIRRFLPRKVRTFQLREAQRLVN from the coding sequence ATGGTTACATTATACACTTCACCAAGTTGTACATCATGTAGAAAAGCAAAAGCATGGTTAGAAGAACACGAAATCCCTTACAGGGAAAGAAATATCTTTTCAGAACCTTTGTCAATCGATGAGATTAAGGAAATCCTACGGATGACTGAGGATGGTACAGATGAAATTATCTCGACAAGATCAAAAACATTTCAAAAGCTTAATGTAAATGTTGAAAATATGCCATTACAGGACTTGTTTGAATTAATTAAAGAGAACCCTGGGCTATTGCGCCGTCCAATTATTATCGATGAGAAGCGCCTTCAAGTTGGTTATAACGAAGATGAAATTCGACGCTTCCTACCAAGAAAAGTTCGGACATTCCAATTACGTGAGGCACAACGTCTTGTAAATTAG
- a CDS encoding CYTH domain-containing protein — MSQQIEIEFKNLLTETEYHHLQQYFKIEPSQIKKQINHYFDTKDFFLKTKSSALRIREKGNRYELTLKQPAEVGLLETTQSLKISEAQEMFDHAQLPDGPVKSILDLTDINEHLEYFGSLTTYRSEIEYQGGLLVFDHSLYLDVEDFEVEYEVTVEDRGKQIFKQLLESMNIPFRKTDNKVRRFYQRKYEQ, encoded by the coding sequence TTGTCACAGCAAATTGAAATCGAATTCAAAAATCTTTTGACAGAGACTGAATACCATCATTTACAACAATATTTCAAAATTGAACCATCACAAATAAAAAAACAAATTAATCATTATTTTGATACAAAAGATTTTTTTCTAAAAACTAAGAGCTCTGCCCTCCGCATCCGTGAAAAAGGAAACAGATATGAACTCACTTTAAAGCAGCCAGCAGAAGTCGGTTTATTGGAAACCACTCAATCCCTTAAGATCTCTGAAGCACAGGAGATGTTTGACCATGCGCAACTCCCAGATGGTCCTGTTAAATCAATCCTTGATTTAACCGATATCAATGAACATCTGGAATACTTCGGTTCTTTAACAACCTATCGTTCAGAAATTGAGTATCAGGGCGGACTACTTGTGTTCGATCATAGCCTCTATCTTGACGTGGAGGACTTTGAGGTAGAATATGAGGTAACAGTGGAGGATCGTGGCAAGCAAATTTTTAAACAATTATTAGAATCAATGAATATCCCGTTCAGGAAAACCGACAATAAAGTACGACGGTTTTATCAACGGAAATACGAACAATAA
- the mecA gene encoding adaptor protein MecA, whose protein sequence is MEIERINEHTVKFYISYGDIEERGFDREEIWYNRERSEELFWEMMDEVHQEEEFSVEGPLWIQVQALEKGLEVLVTKAQLSKDGQKFELPVPDEKTKDFPVDERIEEMLDHHFNPRNEQDQIELVEDNLEFLLAFADFEDCIALSKRPGLDSLLTKLYSFENKYYLFVEFPEEEFEEEEIDDFLSILLEYSHESALTIHRVEEYGNLIIGENVFQTLRKHFT, encoded by the coding sequence ATGGAAATTGAACGTATAAACGAGCATACTGTTAAATTTTATATTTCTTATGGTGATATAGAGGAAAGAGGCTTCGATCGTGAAGAAATTTGGTATAATCGTGAGCGAAGTGAAGAACTTTTCTGGGAAATGATGGATGAGGTTCATCAGGAAGAAGAATTTAGTGTCGAAGGTCCGCTGTGGATTCAGGTGCAAGCATTAGAAAAAGGGCTTGAGGTTTTAGTGACAAAGGCTCAGCTTTCTAAGGATGGACAAAAATTTGAATTGCCTGTTCCTGATGAGAAAACCAAGGACTTCCCTGTTGATGAACGCATCGAGGAAATGCTTGATCACCATTTTAATCCACGTAACGAACAAGACCAAATTGAACTGGTGGAAGATAATCTAGAGTTTTTATTAGCTTTCGCTGATTTCGAGGATTGCATAGCGCTATCCAAACGACCTGGGTTAGATAGTTTACTAACAAAGCTTTATTCTTTTGAAAATAAATATTACTTGTTTGTTGAATTTCCAGAAGAAGAGTTTGAAGAAGAGGAAATTGATGATTTCCTAAGTATCCTTCTAGAATATTCACACGAGTCGGCCTTAACGATTCATCGTGTTGAAGAATACGGTAATCTTATTATTGGAGAGAATGTATTCCAAACATTACGAAAGCACTTTACCTAA
- a CDS encoding ClpXP adapter SpxH family protein — protein MNEQGPFHKKHVSSHFCLNGEKKPIEIYMFVDPLSPECWALEPITKKLQIEYGRYFSIKHVLSGRLATLNLGKKRNNQTIADLWEKTASRSGMSCDGSLWLENPISSPYLTSIAIKAAELQGRKYGMRYLRKIQELLFLEKQDVSDFSVLIQCANSVKLDVDEFVNDIHSDIASKAFQCDLKIMAEMDVQEIPTLVFFNENIEEEGIKITGYYPYEIYVQILEEMLQHKPLPAAPPSLESFVRYFKLVAAKEIAVVYNMTLLEVNREMKKMQLKQIVEQVPAKYGIFWRAIEE, from the coding sequence GTGAACGAACAAGGTCCATTCCATAAAAAACACGTTTCTTCTCACTTTTGTTTAAATGGCGAGAAGAAGCCAATCGAGATCTATATGTTTGTTGACCCCCTAAGTCCCGAGTGCTGGGCCCTTGAGCCTATTACTAAAAAACTGCAAATTGAATACGGAAGATACTTCTCTATTAAGCATGTTTTAAGTGGTCGGTTAGCAACCTTAAATTTAGGGAAAAAGAGAAATAACCAAACAATAGCTGATCTTTGGGAAAAAACCGCGAGTCGGTCAGGAATGTCTTGTGACGGAAGTCTATGGCTTGAAAACCCCATTTCCTCACCCTACTTAACCTCTATCGCAATAAAAGCGGCAGAATTGCAAGGGCGGAAATATGGGATGCGATATTTACGAAAGATTCAAGAATTATTATTTTTAGAGAAACAAGACGTTTCCGACTTTTCGGTCCTGATCCAATGCGCCAATAGCGTAAAATTAGATGTAGACGAGTTTGTGAACGATATTCACTCCGATATTGCATCAAAAGCGTTTCAATGTGATTTAAAAATCATGGCGGAAATGGATGTTCAGGAAATCCCCACTCTCGTTTTCTTTAATGAAAACATCGAAGAAGAAGGCATCAAAATAACAGGCTATTACCCGTATGAAATTTATGTCCAAATTCTAGAAGAGATGCTTCAGCATAAACCTTTGCCAGCGGCCCCACCTTCCTTAGAAAGCTTCGTACGTTATTTTAAACTCGTTGCAGCAAAAGAAATTGCTGTCGTCTACAATATGACTTTATTAGAAGTCAATCGAGAAATGAAAAAGATGCAGTTAAAGCAGATCGTTGAGCAAGTTCCAGCAAAATACGGAATTTTTTGGAGAGCAATTGAAGAATAA
- the prpE gene encoding bis(5'-nucleosyl)-tetraphosphatase PrpE, with protein sequence MKLDIIGDIHGCFMEFKQLTKKLGYEWDSGIPVHPQGRKLAFVGDLTDRGPHSLKVIEVIYELAVNKKSAYYVPGNHCNKLYRYFLGNKVQITHGLETTVAELEEISKDNQQVIRQKFIELYEKAPMYQQLDKGRLVIAHAGIRQDYIGKFTSKVKTFVLYGDITGEKHPDGSPVRLDWASHYSGKACVVYGHTPVREVRITNNTYNIDTGCVFGGKLTALRYPEKEVVSVESSLAFVAEKFREL encoded by the coding sequence ATGAAATTAGATATCATAGGGGACATTCATGGCTGCTTCATGGAGTTTAAACAATTAACAAAGAAATTAGGATATGAGTGGGATAGTGGAATCCCCGTTCATCCTCAAGGACGAAAGCTGGCATTTGTCGGCGATTTGACCGACAGAGGCCCACATTCCCTCAAAGTGATTGAGGTTATTTATGAACTGGCTGTAAACAAAAAGAGTGCCTATTATGTCCCTGGTAACCATTGCAATAAGCTGTATCGTTACTTTTTAGGAAATAAAGTTCAGATTACGCACGGATTAGAAACAACGGTAGCAGAGTTGGAAGAAATCAGCAAAGATAACCAACAAGTAATTCGGCAGAAATTTATTGAGCTCTATGAAAAAGCCCCAATGTATCAGCAATTGGATAAAGGACGTCTCGTCATTGCCCATGCTGGAATTCGCCAAGACTATATTGGAAAATTCACTTCGAAGGTGAAAACATTTGTGCTTTATGGTGATATTACTGGAGAAAAGCATCCGGATGGCTCACCGGTTCGACTTGATTGGGCATCCCACTATTCTGGCAAAGCCTGTGTCGTTTATGGTCATACTCCTGTTCGAGAGGTGAGAATCACAAACAATACGTACAATATTGACACAGGTTGTGTATTTGGCGGTAAACTAACAGCATTACGGTATCCTGAAAAAGAAGTTGTTTCTGTTGAATCATCGTTAGCCTTTGTTGCGGAAAAATTTAGAGAGTTATAA
- a CDS encoding competence protein CoiA: MLTALKEDGRLICLADFPLNAPFKALREKETFYCPNCKEKLVLKIGTKKITHFAHKSGSSCCEQYENETAYHLSGKQKLYLWLKMQGLEPELEYFDRDIRQRPDIRFTFENRRYVIEYQCSVIPDEVFMNRTKNYLEHQYTPIWILGGEFFSRKSSRLVNLSDFQFLCIRSPNNHSNLFYYCPHSNQFILMQKIYPISTRKAMASFTVRPLQSLILLDLINPHSIQSPSIDTWHREISRFKQNYSLTPKNYHDPFLKELYYRHLHLSYLPPEVGLPLANSLFIRTPPAIWQGYLYLDCFLRRKPGELISYAFIEQAFNRRVWKKQISIRKLPLIVGDGLNAVREYLCVLKDCGYLTEMNPTTFLVNRRLEVATNMMEQTQREQSFFQQNKSTLHFLHSDNDFP, encoded by the coding sequence TTGCTGACTGCACTTAAAGAAGATGGCCGTCTTATTTGCTTAGCAGATTTTCCATTAAACGCACCATTTAAAGCTTTACGGGAGAAAGAAACGTTTTATTGTCCAAACTGTAAGGAAAAGCTCGTCTTAAAAATAGGCACAAAGAAAATCACTCATTTTGCCCATAAAAGTGGGAGCAGTTGTTGTGAGCAATACGAAAATGAAACAGCCTATCATCTATCAGGTAAACAAAAGCTGTATTTATGGTTAAAGATGCAAGGCTTAGAGCCTGAACTTGAATACTTTGATAGAGACATTCGGCAAAGACCCGATATACGCTTTACTTTCGAAAACAGACGATATGTGATCGAGTACCAATGCTCTGTTATTCCTGATGAAGTATTTATGAACAGAACAAAGAATTATCTTGAACACCAGTACACGCCGATTTGGATTTTAGGAGGAGAATTCTTTTCTCGTAAAAGCTCTCGGCTGGTTAACCTTTCTGACTTTCAATTTCTTTGTATTCGCTCTCCTAACAACCACTCAAATTTATTCTACTATTGCCCACATTCGAACCAATTCATCTTAATGCAAAAAATATATCCGATTAGCACCCGGAAAGCAATGGCCTCATTCACAGTTAGACCGCTTCAAAGCCTCATTCTACTAGATCTTATAAACCCACATTCGATTCAATCTCCATCAATTGATACATGGCATAGAGAAATCTCGCGCTTTAAGCAAAATTATTCTCTAACCCCAAAAAACTATCATGATCCATTTTTAAAAGAGCTCTATTACAGACATCTGCATCTTTCTTATTTGCCCCCTGAAGTTGGCCTTCCTTTAGCAAATAGCCTCTTTATTAGGACACCTCCAGCGATTTGGCAAGGCTATCTTTACTTGGATTGCTTTCTGCGTCGTAAACCGGGTGAATTGATTTCCTATGCATTTATTGAGCAAGCCTTTAACAGGAGAGTATGGAAAAAACAGATATCGATTAGAAAACTGCCATTAATAGTGGGGGATGGATTGAATGCTGTGCGTGAATATTTATGTGTATTAAAGGATTGTGGCTATTTAACAGAGATGAATCCGACTACTTTTCTTGTGAATCGGAGGCTTGAAGTCGCTACAAATATGATGGAGCAGACGCAAAGAGAACAGAGTTTCTTCCAACAAAACAAATCCACACTCCATTTTTTGCATTCTGATAATGATTTTCCTTGA
- a CDS encoding globin, producing the protein MVEKYPTPFEAIGEETLHQLIDAFYRRVGKHPELAPIFPNDLTETARKQKQFQTQYLGGPSIYTDEHGHPMMRARHLPFEITPTRAKAWLACMAEAMDEVGLDGPIRQEYYSRLVLTAQHMINTPDSDSTKGEKM; encoded by the coding sequence ATGGTCGAAAAATATCCTACACCATTTGAGGCTATCGGTGAAGAAACATTACACCAATTGATTGACGCTTTCTATCGCCGGGTCGGAAAGCACCCGGAGTTGGCACCGATATTTCCTAATGACCTAACGGAAACAGCGAGAAAACAAAAGCAATTCCAAACTCAATATCTAGGTGGTCCCTCTATTTATACCGATGAGCACGGACATCCGATGATGCGCGCTCGCCATTTACCGTTTGAAATTACCCCAACACGAGCAAAGGCATGGCTCGCTTGTATGGCTGAAGCAATGGATGAAGTGGGCTTAGATGGACCAATTCGTCAGGAATATTATTCTCGGCTCGTGTTAACTGCACAACATATGATCAATACACCAGACTCTGATAGTACGAAAGGTGAAAAAATGTGA
- a CDS encoding GTP pyrophosphokinase family protein, with protein MEHWDHFLAPYKQAVEELKVKLRGMRGQFELNSSHSPIEFVTGRVKPIASILDKAVQKGIPLDKLETEMQDIAGLRMMCQFVDDIKTVVKLLRERNDFEVIEERNYISHKKASGYRSYHVVICYPVQTINGEKKILVEIQIRTLAMNFWATIEHSLNYKYKGQFPKDIQTRLQRASEAAFRLDEEMSLIRGEIQEAQAFFTLKKETHQEGKGSKISKDSK; from the coding sequence TTGGAACATTGGGACCACTTTTTAGCACCATATAAGCAAGCGGTTGAGGAGTTGAAAGTGAAGTTAAGGGGAATGAGAGGACAGTTTGAGCTGAATTCTTCCCATTCACCAATTGAATTTGTGACAGGACGTGTCAAACCGATTGCGAGTATTTTAGATAAAGCCGTTCAAAAAGGGATTCCTTTAGATAAATTGGAAACGGAAATGCAGGATATTGCTGGCCTGAGAATGATGTGCCAATTTGTTGATGATATAAAGACTGTCGTAAAATTGCTAAGAGAAAGAAATGATTTTGAGGTTATCGAAGAACGAAATTATATTTCTCACAAAAAGGCAAGTGGATATCGCTCCTATCATGTGGTGATTTGTTATCCGGTTCAAACGATTAATGGAGAGAAAAAAATATTAGTAGAAATTCAAATTCGAACACTTGCGATGAATTTTTGGGCGACGATTGAGCACTCCTTGAATTACAAATATAAAGGTCAATTTCCTAAAGACATTCAAACTCGTTTGCAACGAGCATCTGAAGCAGCCTTTCGATTGGATGAGGAAATGTCACTAATCAGAGGAGAAATACAAGAAGCACAAGCCTTTTTCACTTTAAAGAAAGAGACCCATCAGGAAGGAAAAGGGAGTAAAATAAGCAAGGATTCAAAGTAA